One window of Trinickia caryophylli genomic DNA carries:
- a CDS encoding EAL and HDOD domain-containing protein, translated as MPDSLSVRANRGAARASHEASYVYIGRQPIVARDGALKAYELLFRSGRRNEARVADDAQATAHVVASTIGGVGVAAALGPHRGYVNVGGSLLFDDALLLLPPERFVLEVLETVPLDATVVERLASLRRAGFQIALDDVGEISERVCTALPQVDIVKVDFVLAERAALPAIARQVRRCGKTLVAEKIETREDFGLASELGFELFQGYFFARPQVLRARRSEPSRQSLLRVLALIAGDAPFAELEAELKRNPPVVMQLLRLVNSSAYGFARRIASVREAILAAGTRQIARWAQLLLYASASGLPWRSDPLVQLAGTRSRFMELAASRLRPGDERFIDIAFMTGILSLVHVLFGESTPADTLHRLGLVPEIGDAISHGTGLLGALLKIAEAADAADAGRAQAAVEAAAVQHGELAMFTPALLAELTLLAADWFDARPAS; from the coding sequence ATGCCCGATAGCCTTTCCGTGCGCGCGAACCGGGGTGCCGCACGCGCCTCGCACGAGGCGTCCTACGTCTACATCGGACGCCAGCCGATCGTCGCGCGCGACGGCGCGCTGAAGGCCTATGAGCTGTTGTTCCGCTCGGGGCGCCGCAACGAAGCGCGCGTCGCGGACGACGCGCAGGCGACCGCGCACGTCGTCGCGAGCACGATCGGCGGCGTTGGCGTGGCTGCGGCGCTCGGCCCGCATCGGGGGTATGTCAACGTGGGCGGCTCGCTGCTGTTCGACGATGCGCTGCTTTTGCTGCCGCCCGAGCGCTTCGTCCTCGAAGTGCTCGAGACCGTGCCGCTCGACGCCACAGTCGTCGAGCGGCTTGCCTCGCTGCGCCGCGCGGGATTCCAGATCGCGCTCGACGATGTTGGGGAGATCAGCGAGCGCGTGTGTACCGCGCTGCCTCAGGTCGATATCGTCAAAGTCGATTTCGTTTTGGCCGAACGCGCGGCCTTGCCGGCCATCGCCAGGCAGGTGCGCCGCTGCGGCAAGACGCTCGTTGCGGAGAAAATCGAAACTCGGGAGGACTTCGGACTCGCGAGCGAACTCGGCTTCGAACTGTTCCAGGGCTATTTCTTTGCCCGGCCGCAAGTATTGAGAGCGCGCCGCAGCGAGCCGTCCCGGCAATCGCTCTTGCGCGTGCTCGCCTTGATCGCGGGCGACGCGCCGTTCGCCGAGCTCGAGGCCGAGCTCAAACGCAATCCGCCCGTCGTCATGCAGTTGCTGAGACTCGTCAATTCGAGCGCCTACGGGTTCGCGCGGCGCATTGCCTCGGTGCGCGAAGCCATACTCGCGGCCGGCACGCGGCAGATCGCCCGGTGGGCGCAACTGCTGCTTTATGCGTCTGCCTCGGGGCTGCCCTGGCGCTCGGACCCGCTCGTGCAACTGGCGGGCACGCGTTCCCGCTTCATGGAGCTGGCCGCGAGCCGTCTGCGGCCCGGCGACGAGCGCTTCATCGATATCGCGTTCATGACGGGTATTTTGTCGCTCGTGCACGTGCTGTTCGGTGAGTCGACACCCGCCGATACGCTGCACCGGCTCGGGCTCGTGCCCGAGATCGGCGATGCGATCAGCCACGGCACCGGGTTGCTCGGTGCGCTGCTGAAGATCGCCGAGGCCGCCGACGCCGCCGACGCGGGGCGCGCGCAAGCCGCCGTCGAGGCAGCCGCGGTTCAACATGGCGAGTTGGCGATGTTCACTCCCGCGTTGCTCGCTGAACTCACGCTGCTCGCCGCGGACTGGTTCGACGCTCGTCCCGCGTCGTGA
- a CDS encoding peroxiredoxin translates to MTRIAPALALALCLGTWTLDAAAVLKPGDKAPAFTTDASLGGKTFRYSLADALKRGPVVLYFYPAAFTKGCTIEAHEFAEAVDEYKRYGATVIGVSRDDIGTLARFSVSECRSKFPVAADGSGHIVEAYDAAMPLASKKMANRVSYVIAPDGTIVYEYTSLSPDQHVRNTLDALKQWATAHPAK, encoded by the coding sequence ATGACACGTATTGCGCCCGCGTTGGCGCTCGCGCTCTGCCTGGGCACATGGACGCTCGACGCCGCCGCGGTACTGAAGCCCGGCGACAAGGCGCCGGCGTTCACGACCGACGCATCGCTCGGTGGCAAGACGTTCCGGTATTCGCTGGCCGATGCGCTCAAGCGCGGCCCCGTCGTGCTTTATTTTTACCCGGCGGCGTTCACCAAGGGCTGCACGATCGAAGCGCACGAGTTCGCCGAGGCCGTCGACGAGTACAAGCGGTATGGCGCGACGGTGATCGGCGTCTCGCGTGACGACATCGGCACGCTCGCGAGGTTTTCGGTCAGCGAATGCCGCAGCAAGTTTCCCGTTGCCGCGGACGGGAGCGGGCACATCGTCGAAGCCTACGACGCTGCCATGCCGCTCGCCAGCAAGAAGATGGCGAACCGCGTTTCGTACGTGATCGCGCCCGACGGCACGATCGTCTACGAGTACACGTCGCTGTCGCCGGACCAGCACGTGCGCAATACGCTCGACGCACTCAAGCAGTGGGCCACGGCGCATCCGGCGAAATGA